The proteins below come from a single Deltaproteobacteria bacterium genomic window:
- a CDS encoding acyl-CoA dehydrogenase family protein: protein MSSPLILSEEQELLRDSAREMVQAKAPLKETRRMRDSRDADGFSRALWKEACELGWAGIPFAEEVGGAGLGYAELGIVLEELGRTLAPTPLLSTVVLAGSAVQLAGSEKQKSEILRGICDGSRLLALAHQESPRFAPYRCATRAEKTAGGWKLTGKKLFVLDGHIADTLVVVARTSGAESDRDGLALFLVPAAQKGVAIARTTLIDGRNAAQVALSGVEIGADAALGATGGAADVLDTVFDRGAAALASEMMGGIQEAFDRTLAYLKARDQFGVKIGTFQALKHRAADWFCEVELARAIVLEALRAIDAGDKNAARLVSTAKARASDAFILSGEEGIQMHGGIGMTDEEDIGLFLKRARAAEQTLGDAGYHRDRFAKLGGY from the coding sequence ATGTCATCACCGCTGATCCTGTCTGAAGAACAAGAGCTGCTGCGCGACTCGGCGCGCGAGATGGTGCAGGCGAAGGCGCCGCTGAAGGAGACGCGGCGCATGCGCGACTCGCGCGATGCGGATGGCTTCTCGCGCGCACTGTGGAAGGAGGCGTGCGAGCTGGGCTGGGCGGGCATCCCGTTCGCGGAGGAAGTGGGCGGCGCGGGGCTCGGCTACGCGGAGCTCGGCATCGTGCTCGAGGAGCTGGGCCGCACGCTCGCGCCGACACCGCTGCTGAGCACGGTGGTGCTCGCGGGCAGCGCGGTGCAGCTCGCGGGCAGCGAGAAGCAGAAGAGCGAGATCCTGCGCGGCATCTGCGACGGATCGCGGCTGCTCGCGCTCGCGCATCAGGAGTCGCCGCGCTTCGCGCCGTATCGCTGCGCCACGCGCGCCGAGAAGACGGCTGGCGGCTGGAAGCTCACGGGCAAGAAGCTGTTCGTGCTCGATGGCCACATCGCGGACACGCTCGTGGTCGTCGCGCGCACGAGCGGCGCCGAGAGCGATCGCGACGGCCTCGCGCTCTTTCTCGTACCCGCGGCGCAGAAGGGCGTCGCGATCGCGCGCACCACGCTGATCGACGGCCGCAACGCGGCGCAGGTCGCGCTGAGCGGCGTCGAGATCGGCGCCGACGCTGCGCTCGGCGCCACCGGCGGCGCGGCGGACGTGCTCGACACCGTGTTCGATCGCGGCGCCGCGGCGCTCGCGTCGGAGATGATGGGCGGCATCCAGGAGGCGTTCGATCGCACGCTCGCGTACTTGAAGGCGCGCGATCAGTTCGGCGTGAAGATCGGCACGTTCCAGGCGCTGAAGCACCGCGCGGCCGACTGGTTCTGCGAGGTGGAGCTCGCGCGCGCGATCGTGCTCGAGGCGCTGCGCGCGATCGACGCCGGCGACAAGAACGCCGCGCGCCTCGTCTCCACCGCGAAGGCGCGCGCCAGCGACGCGTTCATCCTCTCGGGCGAAGAAGGCATCCAGATGCACGGCGGCATCGGCATGACCGACGAGGAGGACATCGGCCTGTTCCTGAAGCGCGCGCGCGCCGCGGAGCAGACGCTCGGCGATGCGGGGTATCACCGCGATCGCTTCGCGAAGCTCGGCGGTTATTAG
- a CDS encoding arylamine N-acetyltransferase yields MPLNAALLDAYFARIGYGGAAARDLATLGAIHRAHILAIPYETLEIQLGRSNVIGEDAFFDKLVRRRRGGWCYEMNGLMTRMFRELGFATTRVGGAVARELIGDAAVGNHMVGLVDLERRYVVDVGLMDGPLEPFPLEARTWREGPLEFRLERLDGAWWRFHNHAHGLARSFDFTEEPRDLAWYEPTCRALQTDAASFFVQLCFASRRTTDGFRALRDATHFDLRDGVMTKRELTTAADYRRELARILGHDLGDELDALWQRIEARVAERARNADAASERA; encoded by the coding sequence GTGCCTCTGAACGCCGCGCTGCTCGACGCCTACTTCGCGCGCATCGGCTACGGCGGCGCCGCCGCGCGCGACCTCGCGACGCTCGGCGCGATTCACCGCGCGCACATCCTCGCGATCCCGTACGAGACGCTCGAGATCCAGCTGGGCCGCAGCAACGTGATCGGCGAGGACGCGTTCTTCGACAAGCTCGTGCGCCGGCGCCGGGGCGGCTGGTGTTACGAGATGAACGGCCTGATGACGCGCATGTTCCGCGAGCTCGGCTTCGCGACGACGCGCGTCGGCGGCGCCGTCGCTCGCGAGCTGATCGGGGACGCGGCGGTCGGCAACCACATGGTCGGCCTCGTCGACCTCGAGCGGCGCTATGTCGTCGACGTGGGCCTCATGGACGGCCCGCTCGAGCCGTTCCCCCTCGAAGCGCGCACGTGGCGCGAGGGCCCGCTCGAGTTTCGCCTCGAACGCCTGGATGGCGCGTGGTGGCGCTTCCACAACCACGCCCACGGTCTCGCGCGCAGCTTCGACTTCACGGAGGAGCCGCGCGACCTCGCGTGGTACGAGCCGACCTGCCGCGCGCTCCAAACGGACGCCGCCTCGTTCTTCGTGCAGCTCTGCTTCGCGAGCCGCCGCACCACGGACGGCTTCCGCGCACTGCGCGACGCCACGCACTTCGACCTCCGCGATGGCGTGATGACGAAGCGCGAGCTCACGACCGCCGCCGACTACCGCCGCGAGCTCGCGCGCATCCTCGGCCACGATCTCGGCGACGAGCTCGACGCGCTCTGGCAACGCATCGAAGCGCGCGTCGCGGAGCGGGCGCGAAACGCCGACGCGGCGAGCGAGCGCGCATGA
- a CDS encoding FAD-dependent oxidoreductase has product MSIEPRRWDVIVVGAGVFGAWTAWHLQQRGQRVLLLDAHGPAHARASSGGESRMTRGSYGADEIYTRMAHDSLAQWKWLSERSGLPIFHELGVLFFFGQREKYVDDTLRVHAKLKLPTRVMERRELKERYPQAVWEDVALGIFEPEFGALMARRAVQTLVRELRANGGDYEAAEVAPPVFGAAAPGEVRTTGGNQFLGERFVFACGPWLPKLFPAELGGRIFPTRQEVFFFAPPAGGDAFSPNKLPGWADFNAGDIYYGFPDLEARGFKIAHDKHGPAIDPDRGDRIASAEGLADVRGYLARRFPALADAPCVESRVCQYENSANGDLLIDRHPSAQNVWLVGAGSGHGFKHGPEVGRMAADLVLSGSAATEPRFSLATKAQQQNRSVH; this is encoded by the coding sequence ATGAGCATCGAGCCCAGGCGCTGGGACGTGATCGTCGTGGGCGCCGGCGTGTTCGGCGCATGGACGGCGTGGCATCTCCAGCAGCGCGGCCAGCGCGTGCTGCTACTCGACGCGCACGGGCCCGCGCACGCGCGCGCGTCGAGCGGCGGCGAGTCGCGCATGACGCGCGGCAGCTACGGCGCGGACGAGATCTACACGCGCATGGCGCACGACTCGCTGGCGCAGTGGAAGTGGCTCTCGGAGCGCAGCGGGCTGCCGATCTTCCACGAGCTCGGCGTGCTGTTCTTCTTCGGGCAGCGCGAGAAGTACGTGGACGACACGCTGCGCGTCCACGCGAAGCTGAAGCTGCCCACGCGCGTGATGGAGCGACGGGAGCTGAAGGAGCGCTACCCGCAAGCCGTTTGGGAGGACGTCGCGCTCGGAATCTTCGAGCCCGAATTCGGCGCGCTGATGGCGCGGCGCGCGGTGCAGACGCTGGTGCGAGAGCTCCGCGCGAACGGCGGTGACTACGAAGCCGCCGAAGTTGCGCCGCCGGTGTTCGGAGCGGCGGCTCCCGGCGAAGTGCGGACGACCGGCGGCAACCAGTTCCTCGGCGAACGCTTCGTCTTCGCGTGCGGTCCGTGGCTCCCGAAGCTGTTCCCTGCGGAGCTCGGCGGCCGCATCTTCCCCACGCGCCAGGAAGTCTTCTTCTTCGCGCCGCCCGCCGGCGGCGACGCGTTCTCTCCTAACAAGCTCCCCGGCTGGGCCGACTTCAACGCCGGCGACATCTACTACGGCTTCCCCGACCTCGAAGCGCGCGGCTTCAAGATCGCGCACGACAAGCATGGCCCCGCGATCGATCCCGACCGCGGTGATCGCATCGCGAGCGCGGAGGGCCTCGCCGACGTGCGCGGCTACCTCGCGCGCCGCTTCCCCGCGCTCGCGGATGCGCCGTGCGTCGAGTCGCGCGTGTGCCAATACGAGAACAGCGCGAACGGCGACCTCTTGATCGACCGCCATCCCAGCGCGCAGAACGTGTGGCTCGTGGGCGCGGGCTCCGGCCACGGCTTCAAGCACGGCCCCGAAGTCGGGCGCATGGCGGCGGACCTCGTGCTCTCGGGCAGCGCGGCGACCGAGCCGCGCTTCAGCCTCGCGACCAAGGCGCAGCAGCAGAACAGGAGCGTGCACTGA
- a CDS encoding pyridoxamine 5'-phosphate oxidase family protein: protein MPVLSHEERDAFLREPGLLMRFATIQPDGAPYATAIWYAFEEGALWFTPRKESVWRQHLLRDPRIALVIDEQALPYRKVVIEGRAQLAYDLGRDAEWRERYRRIAERYVPPDGAQHYITETLDETRALFTLPLALAKVRTWRMPVGDEDYSGIWAQRYFAEGTKLRKK from the coding sequence ATGCCGGTTCTCAGCCACGAGGAACGCGACGCATTTCTCCGCGAGCCGGGTCTGCTCATGCGCTTCGCGACGATCCAGCCGGATGGCGCGCCTTACGCGACGGCGATCTGGTACGCGTTCGAAGAAGGCGCGCTCTGGTTCACGCCGCGCAAAGAATCCGTGTGGCGCCAGCACTTGTTACGAGATCCGCGCATCGCACTCGTGATCGACGAGCAGGCGCTGCCGTACCGCAAGGTCGTGATCGAGGGCCGCGCGCAGCTCGCGTATGACCTCGGCCGCGACGCCGAGTGGCGCGAGCGCTACCGCCGTATCGCCGAGCGCTACGTGCCGCCCGACGGCGCGCAGCACTACATTACGGAGACGCTCGACGAGACGCGCGCGCTCTTCACGCTGCCACTCGCCCTCGCGAAGGTGCGCACGTGGCGCATGCCCGTCGGCGACGAGGACTACTCCGGCATCTGGGCGCAGCGCTACTTCGCGGAAGGCACCAAGCTGCGGAAGAAGTGA
- a CDS encoding acyl-CoA dehydrogenase family protein translates to MNVQPIPNVSDRINQIRHLTAQIINKEILPHENEIWAARSAGASAEDRKHAHELREGVKSKVKQAGLWAPHLPEQYGGCGLGFLEHAYMNEVLAYCVGAAALFGVVAPNSGNQKILAQYGTKEQIEKWLIPLTEGKMESGFSMTEPNQPGSDPRSLKTTARREGNEWVINGHKWFTSNGKRADFFIVMCRTDDPNGPADRNGKMTQIIVPKKTPGVNIVRSVPVWGHDGDHCEIIYDNVRVPVENQLGKTGSGHAAAQDRLGAGRVYHCMNSIGQMWRAFDLMVQRMATREVHGGKLATKQFMQGFIADSYIDLQAARLMTIHCAERMDVGLDARTEISAIKIFVPEAYTRVVDRAIQVWGAAGVSGDLPLAGMYQGARTLRIADGPDEVHKILIAKNVLKRYADGEGWDFGN, encoded by the coding sequence ATGAACGTGCAGCCGATTCCGAACGTGAGCGACCGCATCAACCAGATCCGCCACCTGACCGCGCAGATCATCAACAAGGAGATTCTCCCCCACGAGAACGAGATCTGGGCGGCGCGCAGCGCCGGCGCCAGCGCCGAAGACCGCAAGCACGCGCACGAGCTGCGCGAGGGCGTGAAGTCGAAGGTGAAGCAGGCGGGCCTGTGGGCGCCGCACCTCCCCGAGCAGTACGGCGGGTGCGGGCTCGGCTTCCTCGAGCACGCCTACATGAACGAGGTGCTCGCCTACTGCGTCGGCGCCGCGGCGCTGTTCGGCGTGGTCGCGCCGAACTCGGGCAATCAGAAGATCCTCGCGCAGTACGGCACGAAGGAGCAGATCGAGAAGTGGCTCATCCCGCTCACCGAGGGGAAGATGGAGTCGGGCTTCTCGATGACGGAGCCGAATCAGCCGGGCTCGGACCCGCGCTCGCTGAAGACGACGGCGCGGCGCGAAGGCAACGAGTGGGTGATCAACGGCCACAAGTGGTTCACGTCGAACGGCAAGCGCGCGGACTTCTTCATCGTGATGTGCCGAACCGACGACCCGAACGGCCCGGCAGATCGCAACGGCAAGATGACGCAGATCATCGTGCCCAAGAAGACGCCGGGCGTGAACATCGTGCGCAGCGTGCCCGTGTGGGGCCACGACGGCGATCACTGCGAGATCATCTACGACAACGTGCGCGTGCCCGTCGAGAATCAGCTCGGCAAGACGGGCTCCGGTCACGCCGCAGCGCAGGACCGACTCGGCGCGGGCCGCGTGTACCACTGCATGAACTCGATCGGCCAGATGTGGCGCGCGTTCGATCTGATGGTGCAGCGCATGGCGACGCGCGAAGTGCACGGCGGCAAGCTCGCGACGAAGCAGTTCATGCAGGGCTTCATCGCGGACTCGTACATCGACCTGCAGGCCGCGCGGCTCATGACGATCCACTGCGCCGAGCGCATGGATGTCGGCCTCGACGCGCGCACGGAGATCTCGGCGATCAAGATCTTCGTGCCCGAGGCCTACACGCGCGTGGTCGATCGCGCGATCCAAGTCTGGGGCGCCGCCGGCGTGTCCGGCGACCTGCCGCTCGCGGGCATGTACCAGGGCGCGCGCACGCTGCGCATCGCCGACGGTCCGGACGAGGTGCACAAGATCCTGATCGCGAAGAACGTCCTGAAGCGTTACGCGGACGGGGAGGGCTGGGACTTCGGGAACTAG
- a CDS encoding beta-lactamase family protein produces the protein MTTSRVNGFTAPGFERVRDAFTANFEQGREVGASYAVVRDGALVVDLYGGFRDRARTKPWSADTLVNVWSTTKGLASLCVALLVERGKLSYEQTVASVWPEFGASGKGALTVAQLLSHQGGLSGLREPIVARDYADHDKIARLLAAQAPFFSPGQSGYHAITHGFLTGELVRRTIGLTLGEFFRREIAEPLGADAWIGLPESENARAAEIVPPEGGANMPLPEHPAAKAALGNPPLDPALPNERWWRACELPAANGHTNAKALARIYGMLARGGEQDGRRYLSAATLAEARRERVQGTDLVLQVPTPWAAGWMLNGLGIYGPNDSTFAHAGWGGAFGAADPDAKLGIGYAMNQMFPNLMGDPRSLTLLDATYACL, from the coding sequence ATGACGACCTCGCGAGTCAACGGATTCACTGCCCCCGGCTTCGAGCGCGTGCGCGACGCCTTCACCGCGAACTTCGAGCAAGGCCGCGAGGTCGGCGCCTCGTACGCGGTGGTGCGCGACGGCGCGCTGGTCGTCGACCTGTACGGCGGCTTCCGAGATCGCGCGCGCACGAAGCCGTGGAGCGCGGACACGCTCGTGAACGTGTGGTCCACGACGAAGGGCCTCGCCTCGCTTTGCGTCGCGCTGCTGGTCGAGCGCGGCAAGCTCTCGTACGAGCAGACCGTCGCGAGCGTGTGGCCGGAGTTCGGGGCGAGCGGCAAAGGCGCGCTCACCGTGGCGCAGCTGCTGAGTCATCAGGGTGGCCTGTCGGGGCTGCGCGAGCCGATCGTCGCTCGCGACTACGCCGATCACGACAAGATCGCGCGCCTGCTCGCCGCGCAGGCGCCGTTCTTCTCGCCAGGCCAAAGCGGCTATCACGCGATCACGCACGGCTTCCTCACCGGCGAGCTCGTTCGGCGCACGATCGGCCTGACACTCGGCGAATTCTTCCGTCGCGAGATCGCCGAGCCGCTCGGCGCGGATGCGTGGATCGGGCTGCCGGAGTCCGAGAACGCGCGCGCCGCCGAGATCGTGCCGCCGGAGGGCGGAGCCAACATGCCGCTGCCCGAGCACCCCGCGGCGAAGGCGGCGCTCGGCAATCCGCCGCTCGATCCCGCGCTGCCGAACGAGCGCTGGTGGCGCGCGTGCGAGCTGCCGGCCGCGAATGGGCATACGAACGCGAAGGCGCTCGCCCGCATCTACGGAATGCTCGCGCGCGGCGGCGAGCAGGACGGCCGCCGCTACCTGTCGGCGGCGACACTCGCCGAAGCGCGGCGCGAGCGCGTCCAGGGCACCGACCTCGTGCTGCAAGTGCCGACGCCGTGGGCCGCGGGCTGGATGCTGAACGGCCTCGGCATCTACGGACCCAATGACTCGACGTTTGCGCACGCGGGATGGGGCGGCGCGTTCGGCGCCGCGGACCCCGACGCGAAGCTCGGCATCGGCTACGCGATGAACCAGATGTTCCCGAACCTGATGGGCGACCCGCGCTCCCTCACGCTGCTCGACGCGACCTACGCGTGCCTCTGA
- a CDS encoding S8 family serine peptidase: protein MKRDYPYEFASARDTDGHGTHTSSTAAGNYDVDGVAFGTSYGRISGMAPRARIAVYKACWARPPEGGCSGVDLVAAIDQAVADGVDVINYSISGTGTNYLDAVEVAFLFAADAGVFVAASSGNSGPSPSTTNHPSPWLTTVAASTHDRGTAGTVTLGDGSVHTGMTIGVGAGPAPLVFSSSVGLAGANATEVRLCYPGRLDPALVAGKIVLCDRGVIARVDKSLAVQLAGGVGMVLANTSANSLNADLHVIPTVHIDHVSGAVVRAYAQTLGATAKLSALIPGVAVAPVVAAFSSRGPSRASSDILKPDVTAPGVDIFASYSPAPRGANHDFLSGTSMSSPHIAGIAALIKHANPTWTPMMIKSAIMTTASQLMNNGAAIPGNPFGFGAGHVAPSSAADPGLVYNTTFNDWLAFLCGTGQLQASYCPLIKIDPSDLNLASITVGELAGSQTVKRTVRNVGAAGTYTANVQAPAGVNVTVTPSSLTLAKGQSATYQVRFSSTTAAVLNSYAFGALTWTDGTHNVRSPLTVRPVPLSAPAAASSNGGAISIPIVFGYDGVFGASARGLVAANTTPGNVVDDPANDIDTALATGVGITVHPVVIPAGTTLARISLFDANTDGADDLDLYVFNAAGTTLLGSSGSGTSAEEVNLVNPAAQTVLVVVHGWQTDGPDANYTLFNWNLDESLREGCLLAKLRRRLFGACAARILGAPVLSRRRRRRYAPRLPESRRRLAWPISKPSAPKRAPGSKPTVRRRCASR, encoded by the coding sequence GTGAAGCGCGACTACCCGTACGAGTTCGCCTCGGCGCGCGATACCGATGGCCACGGCACGCACACCTCGAGCACCGCGGCCGGCAACTACGATGTCGACGGCGTCGCATTCGGCACGTCGTACGGGCGCATCAGCGGCATGGCGCCGCGGGCACGCATCGCGGTGTACAAGGCGTGCTGGGCGCGTCCGCCCGAAGGCGGCTGCTCGGGCGTCGACCTCGTCGCGGCGATCGATCAAGCGGTGGCCGACGGCGTCGACGTGATCAACTACTCGATCAGCGGCACCGGCACGAACTACCTCGACGCGGTCGAGGTGGCGTTCCTGTTCGCCGCCGACGCAGGCGTGTTCGTGGCAGCGTCCTCGGGCAATTCGGGCCCCAGCCCGAGCACGACGAACCACCCGAGCCCTTGGCTCACCACGGTGGCGGCGAGCACGCACGATCGCGGCACCGCAGGCACCGTCACGCTAGGCGACGGCTCGGTGCACACCGGCATGACGATCGGCGTGGGCGCTGGACCGGCGCCGCTCGTGTTCTCGTCGAGCGTCGGCCTCGCCGGCGCGAACGCGACGGAAGTTCGCCTCTGCTACCCGGGCCGCCTCGACCCCGCGCTCGTCGCGGGCAAGATCGTGCTGTGCGACCGCGGCGTGATCGCGCGCGTGGACAAGAGTCTCGCGGTGCAGCTCGCCGGCGGCGTCGGCATGGTGCTCGCGAACACGAGCGCCAACTCGCTGAACGCCGACCTGCACGTGATTCCTACCGTGCACATCGACCACGTCTCGGGCGCCGTGGTGCGCGCGTACGCGCAGACTCTGGGCGCAACGGCGAAGCTCTCGGCGCTGATCCCCGGCGTCGCGGTGGCGCCCGTCGTGGCGGCGTTCTCGTCGCGCGGCCCGTCGCGCGCGTCGAGCGACATCCTGAAGCCCGACGTCACGGCGCCCGGCGTCGACATCTTCGCGTCGTACTCGCCGGCTCCGCGCGGCGCGAATCACGACTTCCTGTCGGGCACCTCGATGTCGAGCCCGCACATCGCGGGCATCGCGGCGCTGATCAAGCACGCGAATCCGACGTGGACGCCGATGATGATCAAGTCGGCGATCATGACGACGGCGTCGCAGCTGATGAACAACGGCGCGGCGATCCCGGGCAATCCGTTCGGGTTCGGCGCCGGTCACGTCGCACCCAGCAGCGCTGCGGATCCGGGCCTCGTCTACAACACGACCTTCAACGACTGGCTCGCGTTCTTGTGCGGCACGGGTCAGCTGCAGGCCAGCTACTGCCCGCTCATCAAGATCGACCCGAGCGACCTCAATCTCGCGTCGATCACGGTGGGCGAGCTCGCGGGCTCGCAGACGGTGAAGCGCACGGTGCGCAACGTCGGCGCTGCCGGCACCTACACCGCGAACGTGCAGGCGCCGGCTGGCGTGAACGTGACGGTCACGCCGTCCTCGCTCACGCTCGCGAAGGGTCAGAGTGCGACTTATCAGGTGAGGTTCAGCTCGACGACGGCTGCCGTGCTGAACAGCTACGCGTTCGGCGCTCTCACCTGGACGGACGGCACGCACAACGTGCGCAGCCCGCTCACGGTGCGCCCGGTGCCGCTCTCGGCTCCGGCAGCGGCGAGCTCGAACGGCGGCGCGATCAGCATCCCCATCGTGTTCGGCTACGACGGCGTGTTCGGCGCCTCGGCGCGCGGCCTCGTGGCGGCGAACACCACGCCGGGCAATGTGGTCGATGATCCGGCCAACGACATCGACACCGCACTGGCCACGGGGGTCGGCATCACGGTGCATCCCGTCGTGATTCCGGCCGGGACCACGCTCGCGCGCATCTCGCTGTTCGACGCGAACACGGACGGGGCCGACGACCTCGACCTCTATGTGTTCAACGCAGCGGGCACGACGCTGCTCGGCTCGAGCGGCTCCGGCACGTCGGCGGAAGAGGTGAACCTGGTGAACCCCGCCGCGCAGACCGTGCTCGTGGTCGTGCACGGCTGGCAGACCGACGGCCCCGACGCGAACTACACGCTCTTCAACTGGAACCTCGACGAGAGTCTTCGCGAGGGGTGCCTCCTGGCGAAGCTGCGGCGCAGGCTCTTCGGAGCCTGCGCCGCCCGTATTTTGGGCGCGCCCGTCTTGAGCCGGCGCAGGCGTCGGAGATACGCTCCGCGGCTTCCCGAATCCCGAAGGAGACTCGCGTGGCCGATCTCGAAACCTTCCGCGCCGAAGCGCGCGCCTGGCTCGAAGCCAACTGTCCGCCGGAGATGCGCCAGCCGCTGA
- a CDS encoding acyl-CoA dehydrogenase family protein translates to MADLETFRAEARAWLEANCPPEMRQPLKPGESLVWGGRREKFAAPGSKLWLERMVAKGWTVPTWPKEYGGAGLSKAEARVLQQEMRALGCRPALTSFGMTMLAPVVMEYGTPEQKAKFLPPIARGEIRWCQGYSEPGSGSDLASLQCAAVRDGDDYVVNGQKIWTSDAHHSDWIFCLVRTNKNGPKHDGISFLLFDMDQPGVKVSPIILISGASDFCQTFFDNVRVPVSHRIGQENAGWTIAKRLLQHEREMLSEGGGSYQARKKRTLAEWARESIGAGPGVLPDADLRDRIVRVEMEQLAYSASLRRSMESAKAGKGPGPETSMFKMVVSEMSKRRADLRVRIAGVQGLGWEGEGFDESDLEATRIWLASKAESIAGGTSEIQRNIIAKRVLGLPGD, encoded by the coding sequence GTGGCCGATCTCGAAACCTTCCGCGCCGAAGCGCGCGCCTGGCTCGAAGCCAACTGTCCGCCGGAGATGCGCCAGCCGCTGAAGCCCGGCGAGTCGCTCGTGTGGGGCGGGCGGCGCGAGAAGTTCGCCGCGCCGGGCTCGAAGCTCTGGCTCGAGCGCATGGTCGCGAAGGGCTGGACGGTGCCGACTTGGCCGAAGGAGTACGGCGGCGCGGGGCTGTCGAAGGCGGAGGCGCGCGTGCTGCAGCAGGAGATGCGCGCGCTCGGCTGCCGGCCCGCGCTCACCTCGTTCGGCATGACCATGCTGGCGCCCGTCGTGATGGAGTACGGCACGCCGGAGCAGAAGGCGAAGTTCCTGCCGCCGATCGCGCGCGGCGAGATTCGCTGGTGCCAGGGCTACTCCGAGCCGGGTTCGGGCTCGGACCTCGCGAGCCTGCAGTGTGCGGCGGTGCGCGACGGCGACGACTACGTCGTGAACGGCCAGAAGATCTGGACCAGCGATGCGCACCACAGCGACTGGATCTTCTGCCTCGTGCGCACGAACAAGAACGGCCCCAAGCACGACGGCATCAGCTTCCTGCTGTTCGACATGGACCAGCCCGGCGTGAAGGTGAGCCCGATCATCCTGATCAGCGGCGCCTCGGACTTCTGCCAAACGTTCTTCGACAACGTGCGCGTGCCCGTCTCCCACCGCATCGGCCAGGAGAATGCGGGCTGGACGATCGCGAAGCGCCTGCTGCAGCACGAGCGCGAGATGCTCTCGGAAGGCGGCGGGAGCTATCAGGCGCGCAAGAAGCGCACGCTCGCCGAGTGGGCGCGCGAGTCGATCGGCGCCGGCCCCGGCGTGCTGCCCGACGCAGACCTGCGCGATCGCATCGTGCGCGTGGAGATGGAGCAGCTCGCGTACAGCGCGTCGCTGCGCCGCAGCATGGAGTCCGCGAAAGCGGGCAAGGGCCCCGGCCCCGAGACGTCGATGTTCAAGATGGTCGTCTCGGAGATGAGCAAGCGCCGCGCGGACCTGCGGGTGCGCATCGCCGGCGTGCAAGGCCTCGGCTGGGAGGGCGAGGGCTTCGACGAGAGCGACCTCGAAGCCACGCGCATCTGGCTCGCGTCGAAGGCCGAGTCGATCGCGGGAGGCACGAGCGAGATCCAGCGGAACATCATCGCCAAGCGCGTCCTGGGCCTACCGGGCGACTGA